The Tenacibaculum jejuense genome includes a window with the following:
- a CDS encoding MGMT family protein has protein sequence MEDSKNFFDKVYEVARLIPHGRVTSYGAIAKYLGAARSARMVGWAMNNSGGKEVPAHRVVNRKGILTGKHHFDGTNLMQQLLESEGIEVIENQIQDLEKVFWDPMKEL, from the coding sequence ATGGAAGATTCTAAAAATTTTTTTGATAAAGTATATGAAGTAGCAAGATTAATTCCCCACGGAAGAGTAACAAGTTACGGAGCAATTGCAAAATATTTAGGAGCTGCCCGTTCTGCAAGAATGGTAGGTTGGGCAATGAATAACTCAGGAGGTAAAGAGGTTCCAGCACATAGAGTTGTAAATAGAAAAGGTATTCTTACAGGGAAACATCATTTTGATGGAACAAATTTAATGCAACAGTTATTAGAAAGTGAAGGAATAGAAGTTATAGAAAATCAAATACAAGATTTAGAAAAAGTATTTTGGGATCCAATGAAGGAATTATAG
- a CDS encoding Mrp/NBP35 family ATP-binding protein produces MSFKKQDIYNALETITAPGEGKSLVENDNVKNVVTFGNEVIVDVVIGNPTLQAKKKVETEIKKAIHQNVSNSVEVKVNVKAEVKPKEEVNQIRGKEIPNIKNIIAIASGKGGVGKSTVTANVAISLAKMGFNVGVLDADVYGPSQHIMFDVERERPLSVKVDGRSKMKPVENYGVKLLSLGFFTNPNQAVIWRGPMASKALNQLIFDADWGEIDFLLIDLPPGTGDVHLSIVQALPITGAVVVSTPQNIALADAKKGVAMFQQEAINVPVLGIVENMAYFTPAELPENKYYIFGQNGAKNLAEDIETKFLGEIPIVQSIREAGDVGHPVALQNGTKLEASFKEITQEIVSQLLKRNANLPPTEVVRITTMSGCSTK; encoded by the coding sequence ATGAGCTTTAAAAAGCAAGATATATATAACGCATTAGAAACAATAACTGCTCCAGGAGAAGGAAAAAGTTTAGTTGAAAATGATAATGTAAAGAATGTAGTTACTTTTGGTAATGAAGTAATTGTAGATGTTGTAATTGGAAACCCAACTTTACAAGCTAAGAAAAAGGTGGAAACAGAAATTAAAAAAGCAATCCATCAAAATGTAAGTAATAGCGTTGAAGTTAAAGTTAACGTAAAAGCAGAAGTAAAACCAAAGGAAGAGGTAAATCAAATCCGAGGGAAAGAAATTCCTAACATTAAAAATATTATTGCAATTGCTTCGGGTAAAGGTGGAGTTGGAAAATCTACAGTTACTGCAAACGTTGCAATAAGTTTAGCGAAAATGGGATTCAATGTGGGTGTTTTAGATGCAGATGTTTACGGACCTTCGCAACACATTATGTTCGATGTTGAACGTGAAAGACCATTATCAGTCAAAGTTGATGGGCGCTCAAAAATGAAACCTGTTGAAAATTACGGAGTAAAATTATTATCATTAGGTTTCTTTACCAATCCTAATCAAGCTGTGATTTGGAGAGGGCCAATGGCTTCTAAGGCTTTAAATCAATTAATTTTTGATGCAGATTGGGGAGAAATAGATTTCTTATTGATAGATTTACCTCCTGGAACAGGTGATGTTCATTTATCAATTGTTCAAGCATTACCAATTACTGGAGCAGTGGTAGTAAGTACGCCACAAAATATTGCTCTAGCAGATGCTAAAAAAGGAGTGGCTATGTTTCAACAAGAAGCAATCAACGTTCCTGTTTTAGGAATTGTTGAGAATATGGCATATTTTACACCTGCAGAATTACCAGAAAATAAATATTATATTTTCGGTCAGAATGGAGCTAAGAATTTAGCTGAAGATATAGAAACAAAATTCTTAGGTGAAATTCCAATTGTTCAAAGTATAAGAGAAGCAGGTGATGTTGGTCATCCAGTTGCGTTACAAAATGGAACAAAACTTGAAGCTTCTTTTAAAGAAATTACACAAGAAATTGTGTCACAGTTATTAAAAAGAAATGCAAATTTACCTCCAACAGAAGTAGTACGAATTACTACCATGAGTGGTTGCAGTACAAAATAA
- a CDS encoding four helix bundle protein has translation MKRHNYKNLKIWSIGIEIVDMVFIMTEKFPKEEKFGLISQINRCSISIPSNIAEGSSRSDKSFSHFIDIALGSSFELETQMIIAFKRKDITQEELNNIEEKLAEFQKMTMSFQNKL, from the coding sequence ATGAAAAGACATAATTATAAGAATCTTAAAATTTGGTCAATAGGTATTGAAATAGTAGATATGGTTTTTATAATGACGGAAAAATTTCCAAAAGAAGAAAAATTTGGATTAATATCTCAAATTAATAGATGTTCAATTTCGATTCCAAGTAATATTGCAGAGGGGTCATCGAGATCAGATAAATCATTTTCTCATTTCATAGATATAGCTTTAGGTTCTTCATTTGAACTAGAAACTCAGATGATAATTGCCTTTAAAAGAAAAGATATAACACAAGAAGAATTAAATAATATTGAAGAAAAGTTAGCAGAGTTTCAAAAAATGACAATGAGTTTTCAAAATAAACTATAA
- a CDS encoding SMI1/KNR4 family protein, which translates to MKNLYFLLFTTILLSSCRVSNNEKKKTSTTNTHTNNELTSIINAIKQDASKHLNIEKKLTDDEVSSIEKKIGKSLPETYKYFLKTIGAGAELIYYQPIDDIRRYSYLSSYRELNQKIELVNEKYVPSNSLLCLMSEDSNGGSWVWLTSEKKENNEWSLAYFDIKDQKLYFKVTNFTEWLKLLYSSKGEVIRELDKNHILGLG; encoded by the coding sequence ATGAAAAATTTATATTTCTTATTATTCACTACTATTTTATTGAGTTCCTGTAGAGTTTCTAACAACGAAAAAAAGAAAACATCAACAACAAATACTCATACAAATAATGAACTGACTAGTATTATTAATGCTATAAAGCAAGATGCTAGTAAACATTTGAATATTGAGAAAAAATTAACTGATGATGAAGTTTCAAGTATTGAAAAGAAAATTGGAAAGTCACTTCCTGAAACTTATAAATACTTCCTTAAAACTATTGGTGCTGGAGCAGAATTAATTTATTATCAACCTATAGATGATATTAGAAGATATAGTTATTTGAGTTCTTACAGAGAATTAAATCAAAAAATTGAATTAGTTAATGAAAAGTATGTCCCTTCAAATTCACTACTTTGTTTGATGAGTGAAGATTCTAATGGTGGCTCTTGGGTTTGGTTAACATCTGAAAAAAAAGAAAATAACGAGTGGTCTTTGGCTTATTTTGACATAAAAGACCAAAAGTTATATTTTAAAGTAACCAATTTTACTGAATGGTTAAAGCTTCTATATTCTTCTAAAGGAGAAGTAATTAGAGAACTCGACAAGAATCATATTCTAGGGTTAGGATAA
- a CDS encoding sterol desaturase family protein has translation MTITEYIQQLSQDKLLYFALPIFFVSMLVEYWFAKEKYHGKDTTVSLVMMLFSAVIEFIPKVLAFVVFFYLYQLSPLQDVVHRQWWAWLLLFFADDISYYWFHRLNHEVRLFWAGHVPHHSSIYMNLGTALRQGVGERVHKFFFWLWIPLLGFDPLMMFTMMGVSLIYQFFVHTELVDKLPKPIEFIFNTPSHHRVHHASNIRYLDCNHAGILIIWDRIFGTFSEELKEIDQPVYGLTVNIETFNPVKVATHEYAAIWKDVKRADKWSDKLNYIFNSPGWSHDGEDKRAKVLRKKLKEKELK, from the coding sequence TTGACAATTACAGAATATATACAACAACTGTCACAGGATAAACTCTTGTATTTTGCATTGCCAATTTTCTTTGTTTCTATGTTAGTAGAATATTGGTTTGCAAAAGAAAAGTATCATGGTAAAGACACTACAGTTTCTTTAGTAATGATGTTATTTTCAGCAGTTATTGAATTTATACCAAAAGTATTGGCATTTGTTGTATTTTTCTATTTGTATCAATTAAGTCCTTTACAAGATGTTGTTCATCGTCAGTGGTGGGCTTGGTTACTATTATTTTTTGCTGATGATATTTCATATTATTGGTTTCATCGATTAAATCACGAAGTTCGTTTGTTTTGGGCAGGTCATGTGCCACATCATTCATCTATTTATATGAATTTGGGAACAGCATTACGCCAAGGTGTTGGAGAACGTGTTCACAAGTTTTTCTTTTGGTTATGGATTCCATTATTAGGATTTGATCCTTTAATGATGTTCACCATGATGGGCGTAAGTTTAATTTATCAGTTTTTTGTGCATACAGAATTGGTAGATAAATTACCAAAACCAATCGAATTTATTTTCAACACACCATCTCATCATCGAGTTCATCATGCGTCCAATATTCGATATTTGGATTGTAACCATGCAGGAATTCTAATTATCTGGGATCGTATTTTTGGTACCTTTTCTGAAGAATTAAAAGAAATTGATCAGCCAGTTTACGGCTTAACAGTAAATATTGAAACATTTAATCCTGTTAAAGTTGCTACACATGAATACGCCGCTATATGGAAAGATGTAAAACGAGCCGATAAATGGTCTGATAAATTGAATTATATTTTTAATTCACCAGGTTGGAGTCACGACGGAGAAGATAAGCGAGCGAAAGTGCTTCGAAAAAAGTTGAAAGAAAAAGAATTGAAATGA
- a CDS encoding DUF6341 family protein: protein MLGLNIFRLIGEVFQVLFIPFEWIRTSLAKSSAGWWTSNAINWFFLFILIALLSYWISQALKFKREGTEDRA, encoded by the coding sequence ATGTTAGGATTAAATATTTTTAGACTTATAGGTGAGGTTTTTCAAGTTTTATTCATTCCATTTGAATGGATTCGAACATCTCTTGCAAAAAGTAGTGCTGGTTGGTGGACTTCTAATGCTATCAATTGGTTTTTCTTATTCATACTTATTGCATTACTTTCTTACTGGATTTCTCAAGCTCTTAAATTTAAGAGAGAAGGAACAGAAGATAGAGCCTAA
- a CDS encoding homogentisate 1,2-dioxygenase, which yields MPFYHKLGKIPPKRHTQFRKEDGSLYYEQLFGTIGFDGMSSNLYHEHRPTQVKEIRKQYSVAPKIAKKNNIQSYRFRGFQVPQVEDYLESRKIVLTNSDCNIILSAPKSSTNDYFYKNTDADEVIFVHRGTGKLRTHMGNINFKYGDYLVIPRGMIYKLDFDTEDNRLFIVESYRPVYTPKRYRNWFGQLLEHAPFCERDIRQPEELETHNEKGDFVIKIKKQDEIIEMVYATHPFDVVGYDGFNYPYAFSIHDFEPITGRVHQPPPVHQTFETDAFVICSFVPRLYDYHPQAIPAPYNHSNIDSDEVLYYVDGDFMSRNDINAGHISLHPAGIPHGPHPGATERSIGKTETEELAVMVDTFKPLMVTEEAMKIADDTYYQSWLE from the coding sequence ATGCCTTTTTATCATAAATTAGGAAAAATTCCACCAAAACGTCATACACAATTCCGTAAAGAAGACGGGAGTTTGTATTATGAACAGTTATTTGGTACTATAGGATTTGATGGAATGTCATCAAATTTATATCACGAGCACAGACCAACTCAGGTAAAAGAAATTAGAAAACAATATTCTGTAGCTCCTAAAATCGCAAAGAAAAATAATATTCAATCGTATCGTTTTAGAGGTTTTCAAGTGCCTCAGGTCGAAGACTATTTAGAAAGTAGAAAAATAGTTTTGACGAATTCAGATTGTAATATTATTCTTTCAGCACCAAAATCATCTACAAACGACTATTTCTATAAAAATACAGATGCAGATGAAGTAATCTTTGTACACAGAGGAACAGGAAAATTAAGAACACATATGGGGAATATAAATTTCAAATATGGAGATTACTTAGTAATTCCTCGCGGTATGATTTACAAGTTAGATTTTGATACAGAAGATAATCGCTTATTTATTGTAGAATCATACAGACCAGTATATACACCAAAACGTTATAGAAATTGGTTTGGTCAATTATTAGAACATGCACCGTTTTGCGAAAGAGATATTCGTCAGCCAGAAGAGTTAGAAACACATAACGAAAAAGGTGACTTTGTAATTAAAATTAAAAAGCAAGACGAAATTATAGAAATGGTATATGCGACACATCCTTTTGATGTTGTTGGTTACGATGGATTTAACTATCCGTATGCATTCTCAATTCATGATTTTGAACCAATTACAGGTAGAGTGCACCAACCGCCACCTGTACATCAAACTTTCGAGACAGATGCATTTGTGATTTGTAGTTTCGTGCCAAGATTATACGATTATCATCCACAAGCAATTCCAGCTCCATACAATCACAGTAATATCGATTCTGATGAAGTTTTATATTATGTAGACGGAGATTTTATGAGTAGAAATGATATTAATGCTGGACATATTTCATTACATCCAGCAGGAATTCCTCACGGACCACATCCTGGAGCAACAGAAAGAAGTATCGGAAAGACTGAAACAGAAGAGTTGGCAGTAATGGTAGACACGTTTAAACCATTAATGGTAACAGAAGAAGCAATGAAAATTGCAGATGATACGTATTATCAGTCTTGGCTTGAGTAA
- a CDS encoding 2Fe-2S iron-sulfur cluster-binding protein — MEDQDITIKITDREGVTHEVQAPTDMNMNLMEVIRSFELAPEGTVGICGGMAMCASCQCYVKSEHELPEMSDDEDAMLAEAFYVEDNSRLGCQIHMTPELDGLEVEMAPES; from the coding sequence ATGGAAGATCAAGATATTACAATAAAAATAACAGATAGAGAAGGTGTTACACACGAAGTACAAGCACCAACAGATATGAATATGAACCTGATGGAAGTAATTCGTTCCTTTGAATTAGCTCCAGAAGGAACAGTCGGTATTTGTGGGGGAATGGCAATGTGCGCTTCTTGCCAGTGTTATGTGAAATCTGAACACGAACTTCCTGAAATGTCTGATGATGAAGATGCAATGCTCGCTGAAGCCTTTTATGTTGAAGATAACAGCCGTTTAGGGTGTCAAATTCACATGACTCCAGAACTTGATGGATTAGAAGTTGAAATGGCTCCTGAAAGTTAA
- the trmB gene encoding tRNA (guanosine(46)-N7)-methyltransferase TrmB: MGSKNKLKRFRENETFANVIQPTREEVVNDFSLKGKWNTFFKNDNPIILELGCGKGEYTIALAEKNPEFNFIGIDIKGARFWRGAKTALENDMNNVAFIRTQIELVDFIFAENEVHEIWITFPDPQIKYKRTKHRMTNTSFLKRYHHILKPDGVINLKTDSEFMHGYTLGLLHGEGHEVLHANHDVYKNHYSPEEVTGTQTFYEKQYLEKGKPITYVKFKLNY; encoded by the coding sequence TTGGGAAGTAAAAACAAACTCAAACGTTTCAGAGAAAACGAAACTTTTGCTAATGTTATTCAACCTACAAGAGAAGAAGTTGTAAACGACTTTTCTCTTAAAGGCAAGTGGAATACATTTTTTAAAAACGATAATCCTATTATTTTAGAATTAGGATGTGGTAAAGGAGAATATACTATTGCATTAGCAGAAAAGAATCCAGAATTCAATTTTATAGGAATCGATATTAAAGGTGCACGTTTTTGGAGAGGTGCAAAAACCGCTCTAGAAAACGACATGAATAATGTTGCTTTCATCAGAACACAAATAGAATTAGTTGATTTTATTTTTGCTGAAAATGAAGTGCATGAAATTTGGATTACTTTCCCAGATCCTCAAATAAAATATAAGAGAACTAAACATCGTATGACAAATACTAGTTTTCTTAAGAGATATCATCATATTTTGAAGCCAGATGGTGTCATAAATCTTAAAACAGATAGTGAATTTATGCATGGCTACACCTTAGGACTTTTACATGGTGAAGGTCATGAAGTTTTACATGCAAACCACGATGTGTATAAAAATCACTACTCTCCAGAAGAAGTTACAGGAACACAAACTTTTTATGAGAAACAATACCTAGAAAAAGGTAAGCCAATTACATATGTCAAATTTAAGCTGAATTACTAG
- a CDS encoding tryptophan 2,3-dioxygenase family protein, with protein MSREELLKAIEEKYDKLGVPVEAMLEGLLWSKPITYWDYIQTDALLGLQIPRTTQPDEMVFIMYHQVNELLFKMILWEIDQVAKSVEISADKFSKHLMRISRYFDVLCSSFDVMGDGMDVEQYLKFRNTLTPASGFQSAQYRKIEFASTELINLIDIRFRDTIDRNSSFKNAYDHLYWQAAGKNYTTGQKTTLLKLFEKKYMGEFMEFMEDYNDINLSKKFQQLPEDIQKDEALIKAMRHYDYTVNVKWVMAHYNAAGKYLGGNDTDLEATGGSSWRKYLHPKYQKRVFFPYLWSNEELENWGTF; from the coding sequence ATGAGTCGAGAAGAATTATTAAAAGCAATTGAAGAAAAATACGATAAATTAGGAGTTCCTGTTGAAGCAATGTTAGAAGGTTTATTGTGGAGTAAACCAATAACGTATTGGGATTATATACAAACTGATGCTTTATTAGGATTGCAAATCCCTAGAACTACGCAACCAGATGAAATGGTGTTTATTATGTATCATCAGGTAAATGAGCTTTTGTTTAAAATGATTCTTTGGGAAATTGATCAAGTAGCGAAAAGTGTAGAAATTTCCGCAGATAAATTCTCAAAACATTTAATGAGAATAAGTAGATATTTTGATGTTTTATGTAGTTCGTTTGATGTTATGGGAGATGGAATGGACGTAGAGCAATATCTTAAATTTAGAAATACATTAACTCCGGCAAGTGGCTTTCAAAGCGCTCAGTATAGAAAAATTGAATTTGCATCTACAGAATTAATCAACTTAATAGATATTCGATTTAGAGATACTATAGATCGTAATTCTTCATTTAAAAATGCGTACGATCATTTATATTGGCAGGCAGCTGGGAAAAATTATACTACAGGTCAGAAAACAACATTATTAAAGTTGTTTGAAAAGAAATATATGGGTGAATTTATGGAGTTTATGGAAGATTATAACGATATCAATCTTTCTAAAAAATTCCAACAGCTTCCAGAAGATATTCAAAAAGATGAAGCTTTAATTAAGGCAATGCGTCATTACGATTACACAGTAAATGTAAAGTGGGTTATGGCACATTATAACGCTGCAGGAAAATATTTAGGTGGGAACGATACCGATTTAGAAGCTACAGGTGGAAGTAGTTGGAGGAAATATTTACATCCTAAATATCAAAAAAGAGTTTTCTTCCCGTATTTATGGAGTAACGAAGAGTTAGAAAATTGGGGAACTTTTTAG
- a CDS encoding NifU family protein: MSVETQSKVEKALEEIRPFLISDGGNIKLLSVENNIVKVQLEGACSGCSVNQMTLKNGVEATIKRHAPEIEEVINVA; encoded by the coding sequence ATGTCAGTAGAAACACAAAGTAAAGTAGAAAAAGCATTAGAAGAAATTCGTCCATTCTTAATCAGTGATGGAGGAAATATTAAGCTTTTATCAGTAGAAAACAATATCGTAAAAGTACAATTAGAAGGAGCTTGTAGCGGTTGTTCAGTCAACCAGATGACACTAAAAAATGGTGTTGAAGCAACAATCAAAAGACATGCTCCAGAGATTGAAGAAGTGATTAATGTAGCCTAA
- the hppD gene encoding 4-hydroxyphenylpyruvate dioxygenase, translating into MSNKDIKSVNYGLEKIFEGAQDFLPLLGTDYVEFYVGNAKQAAHFYKTAFGFQSLAYKGLETGSQDEVSYVLVQDKIRLVLTTPLNSKSPINDHIVKHGDGVKVVALWVEDARSAWEETTKRGAKSYMEPTVETDEHGEVVRSGIYTYGETVHMFVERKNYKGTFMPGFMDWKSDYNPPSAGLKYIDHMVGNVGWGQMNKWVKWYEDVMGFENFLSFDDKQIHTEYSALMSKVMSNGNGRVKFPINEPAKAAKRSQIEEYLDFYEGEGVQHIAVATDDIIKTVSQLKANGVEFLPPPPQAYYDMIPERLGVHRDMMKEDISKLQELSILVDADEEGYLLQIFTKPVEDRPTLFFEIIQRMGARGFGAGNFKALFESIEREQQRRGTL; encoded by the coding sequence ATGAGTAATAAAGATATAAAATCAGTAAACTACGGTTTAGAAAAAATATTTGAAGGAGCACAAGATTTCCTTCCACTTTTAGGAACAGATTATGTAGAGTTTTATGTAGGTAATGCAAAACAAGCAGCCCATTTTTATAAAACAGCATTTGGTTTCCAATCTTTAGCTTATAAAGGTTTAGAAACAGGATCTCAAGATGAAGTAAGTTATGTACTTGTACAAGATAAGATTCGTTTAGTATTAACAACTCCGTTAAATAGTAAATCACCAATTAATGACCATATCGTTAAGCATGGAGACGGAGTTAAAGTTGTAGCACTTTGGGTTGAAGATGCTCGTTCTGCTTGGGAAGAAACTACAAAAAGAGGAGCAAAATCTTACATGGAGCCAACTGTAGAAACTGATGAACATGGAGAAGTAGTGCGTTCTGGAATTTATACTTACGGAGAAACTGTACATATGTTTGTGGAGCGTAAGAATTATAAAGGAACATTTATGCCTGGATTCATGGATTGGAAATCAGATTATAATCCACCATCAGCAGGATTAAAATATATCGACCACATGGTAGGAAATGTTGGTTGGGGTCAAATGAACAAATGGGTAAAATGGTATGAAGATGTAATGGGATTTGAAAACTTCTTATCATTTGACGATAAACAAATTCATACAGAATACTCTGCTTTAATGAGTAAGGTAATGAGTAATGGAAATGGACGTGTTAAATTCCCAATTAATGAGCCAGCAAAAGCTGCTAAAAGATCTCAAATAGAAGAATATTTAGATTTTTATGAAGGTGAAGGAGTGCAGCATATTGCAGTTGCAACTGATGATATCATCAAAACAGTTTCACAGTTAAAAGCTAACGGGGTAGAATTTTTACCACCACCACCTCAAGCATATTACGATATGATTCCTGAACGTTTAGGGGTTCATAGAGATATGATGAAAGAAGATATTTCTAAATTACAAGAATTATCAATTTTAGTAGATGCTGATGAGGAAGGATATTTATTACAAATTTTCACAAAACCAGTAGAAGACAGACCAACATTATTCTTCGAAATTATTCAAAGAATGGGAGCAAGAGGTTTTGGAGCTGGAAACTTTAAAGCTCTTTTCGAATCAATCGAAAGAGAACAACAAAGAAGAGGAACGCTATAG
- a CDS encoding NAD(P)/FAD-dependent oxidoreductase, which yields MIKTDILIIGAGPTGLFTVFEAGLLKLRCHLIDALPQPGGQCSEIYPKKPIYDIPAYPEILAGDLTDKLMEQIKQFEPGFTLGERADTVEKQEDGTFIVTTNKGTKHHAPVVAIAGGLGSFEPRKPPISNIIDFEGKGVEYIIKEPEMYRGKNVVIAGGGDSALDWSIFLADVANSVTLIHRRNEFRGHLDSVDQVQKLKNEGKINLITPAEVKAIVGDGKVEGVEVHKKEEEPFVINTDHFIPLFGLSPKLGPIADWGLEIEKNAIKVNNALDYQTNIPGIYAIGDVNTYPGKLKLILCGFHEATLMCQSAFKRIFPDKKYVMKYTTVGGVQGFDGTKKEAPKAVVKAIN from the coding sequence ATGATTAAAACCGATATACTAATTATAGGTGCCGGTCCTACAGGTTTGTTTACAGTTTTTGAAGCAGGTCTATTAAAATTACGTTGTCATTTAATTGATGCGTTACCACAACCGGGTGGACAATGTTCTGAGATTTATCCTAAAAAACCTATTTATGATATTCCTGCATATCCAGAGATTTTAGCTGGTGATTTAACAGATAAATTAATGGAGCAAATTAAACAATTTGAACCAGGATTTACTCTAGGAGAACGTGCAGATACTGTAGAAAAACAAGAAGACGGAACATTTATCGTTACCACAAATAAAGGGACAAAACATCATGCACCAGTAGTTGCTATTGCTGGTGGTTTAGGAAGTTTTGAGCCTAGAAAACCACCTATTAGTAATATAATAGATTTCGAAGGAAAAGGAGTAGAATATATTATTAAAGAGCCGGAAATGTATCGTGGTAAAAATGTGGTTATTGCTGGTGGTGGAGATTCTGCTCTAGATTGGTCTATTTTCTTAGCTGATGTTGCTAATTCTGTTACGTTAATTCATAGACGAAACGAATTTAGAGGTCATTTAGATTCTGTAGATCAAGTACAAAAATTAAAGAACGAAGGAAAAATCAATTTAATCACTCCAGCTGAGGTTAAAGCAATTGTTGGTGATGGTAAAGTTGAAGGAGTAGAAGTTCATAAGAAAGAAGAAGAGCCTTTCGTGATCAACACAGATCATTTTATTCCTTTATTTGGATTATCACCAAAATTAGGACCGATCGCCGATTGGGGATTAGAGATTGAGAAAAATGCAATTAAAGTAAACAATGCATTAGATTATCAAACTAATATTCCTGGAATTTATGCCATCGGAGATGTAAATACATATCCAGGTAAGCTAAAGTTAATTTTATGTGGATTCCATGAAGCTACTTTAATGTGTCAAAGTGCTTTCAAAAGGATTTTTCCAGATAAAAAATATGTAATGAAATACACAACAGTTGGTGGTGTGCAAGGTTTTGACGGAACTAAAAAAGAAGCACCAAAAGCTGTAGTAAAGGCAATAAATTAA
- a CDS encoding ferritin, with amino-acid sequence MKTAIRKQMTINPVVMDLLNSQIALEMKASASYLAMASWCDQRELVNSKSFFYKQAEEEREHAMKIFTFINDNGGAAISPSVENVNNDFESLRAIYETSLDQEINVTESIFNIFKTARKEDDFVTEVFLQWFISEQSEEEDTMRSIIDVFDLMEGMPLKMIDERLPKE; translated from the coding sequence ATGAAAACAGCAATAAGAAAACAAATGACAATAAATCCTGTAGTTATGGATTTACTAAATAGTCAAATAGCATTAGAAATGAAAGCCTCTGCATCTTATTTAGCTATGGCTTCATGGTGCGATCAGAGAGAATTAGTAAACAGTAAATCGTTTTTCTACAAGCAAGCTGAAGAAGAGAGAGAGCATGCAATGAAAATATTTACTTTTATTAACGATAATGGTGGAGCAGCAATTTCTCCAAGTGTAGAAAATGTAAACAATGATTTCGAAAGCCTTAGAGCGATTTACGAAACTTCATTAGATCAAGAAATAAATGTGACAGAGTCAATCTTCAATATCTTTAAAACAGCTAGAAAAGAGGATGATTTTGTAACAGAAGTATTCTTACAATGGTTTATTTCTGAACAATCAGAAGAAGAAGATACAATGAGAAGTATTATCGATGTATTTGATTTAATGGAAGGAATGCCATTAAAAATGATCGACGAAAGATTACCAAAAGAGTAA